One Triticum dicoccoides isolate Atlit2015 ecotype Zavitan chromosome 5B, WEW_v2.0, whole genome shotgun sequence genomic window carries:
- the LOC119306346 gene encoding uncharacterized protein LOC119306346, which translates to MLGAAGKAAVEAAQVVGKSATGAAGKALGKAGDFAKAHPEEVYQAAKKAKEVVMGSSHGGGEPAVSARLSVTRWPAAEPAAAPDGWGLLQWAVVGVGLAAAVTAGVVAYRRWKGL; encoded by the coding sequence ATGCTGGGAGCCGCGGGGAAGGCCGCCGTGGAGGCGGCGCAGGTCGTGGGCAAGAGTGCGACCGGGGCCGCAGGCAAGGCCCTGGGCAAGGCAGGCGACTTTGCCAAGGCGCACCCGGAGGAGGTCTACCaggccgccaagaaggccaaagaGGTGGTGATGGGCAGCAGCCATGGTGGTGGGGAGCCGGCTGTCAGCGCCAGGCTGTCAGTCACGCGCTGGCCTGCGGCCGAGCCGGCGGCGGCGCCTGACGGCTGGGGCCTGCTGCAGTGGGCTGTCGTGGGCGTGGGACTCGCCGCCGCCGTCACTGCCGGGGTGGTGGCGTACCGCCGCTGGAAGGGCCTCTGA